The DNA segment TACTCGTTTTCGCTCAAGCCTTCTGCCGCAACAGCACTCCTTGGAATCAGGAACCGACACGGCAGCAGCGATGCCACCCCGGCGGCCGAGACTCCCTGAATGAACCGTCGCCTGCTAAGTGTCTTTTTCTTTTCAGTCATACAATCCACCTATTTGTCATAATAATATAGTTTCGCATTACACACGGGTCGGATCAAATGATTCAACGGCATGCTCAAGCCACATCTCCAATGCAGATGTTGCCATTGACACAGGTGCGCTCACATCATCTTGCCGCCGAGTTGCCCTGATAAATTCTGGCACCCATTCTCCCATGTGTTCAGAGACAAGCCAGAATCGAAGTGCTTCGACATCATCGCTTCCTTCTCCGCCCCCAATCGTTCCCAAGGCTTCAAAGGCAATCACTGCATCCAGCTCAAAGGGCAAGAAATCATCCGGAGTAGCCCCTTGGTCCGGGACAGAGAGATTGAGACAACGATAAACGTGCCTCACCTCCAGGGCTGGCTCGCCCA comes from the Pseudodesulfovibrio piezophilus C1TLV30 genome and includes:
- a CDS encoding molecular chaperone TorD family protein — encoded protein: MPGTKSSTGITALRDFFFARDAADIRVASQSIASHFQLTLDTGIDWNDVEYDFNRLFVGPAAVPAPPYASAYQDRPTLMGEPALEVRHVYRCLNLSVPDQGATPDDFLPFELDAVIAFEALGTIGGGEGSDDVEALRFWLVSEHMGEWVPEFIRATRRQDDVSAPVSMATSALEMWLEHAVESFDPTRV